A single region of the Populus nigra chromosome 2, ddPopNigr1.1, whole genome shotgun sequence genome encodes:
- the LOC133682688 gene encoding uncharacterized protein LOC133682688, producing MHPTTTNEPPQTLLDLITDVLSLLLLSTITVQSFIGRWQVLRTKLTSLQSSLSSLSESPLWSQNPLLHTLLPSLLSTLQRLLSLSRQCSSTSSFTGGKLLFQSDLDIASSSLSNHLHDLDLLLRSGVLHHSNAIILSHPGPGSDKEDLVFFIHDLFTRLQVGGMEFKTKALESLLQILNTDKKSASLVVKEGNVGYLTGLLDFNDQPLIREQAVSAVSMLAASNDESRKIIFEEGGLGHLLRILETGSMPLKEKAAIAIEAITGDPDNGWAISAYGGVSVLIEACRCGSQATQTHAVGAIRNVAGVEDIKMALAEEGVVPVIIHLIVSGSSAAQEKAANTIAILASSGGYFRDLIIQEKGLQRLMHLIQDLSSSDTIEHVLCAISSLSVSDSTAQVLSSSTALIIHLGEFIKHGNMTLQKISASLLANLSISDRNKRAIASCLGSLVKLMESPKPVGLQEAGALALVSLLTARWNKKELVRDEKSLMKLVQMLDPKYELIDKKFPVMLVNALLSGRGGGCRKRLLDAGACQHLQKLAEMEVSGAKKALQRLSGISLKSMFSRTWRE from the coding sequence ATGCATCCCACCACCACCAACGAACCACCGCAAACACTCCTTGACCTAATAACAGACGTCctctccctcctcctcctctccacCATCACCGTCCAATCCTTCATCGGACGGTGGCAAGTTCTTCGAACAAAACTCACCTCTCTCCAGtcctctctttcttctctctccgaATCCCCTCTTTGGTCCCAAAACCCTCTTCTTCACACTCTCCTCCCTTCTCTCCTCTCCACTCTCCAACGCCTCCTCTCCCTCTCCCGCCAATGCTCCTCTACCAGCTCCTTCACCGGCGGCAAGCTCCTCTTCCAAAGCGACCTTGACATCGCCTCCTCTTCCCTCTCCAATCACCTCCACGACCTTGATTTACTTCTCAGATCCGGAGTGCTTCACCACTCTAATGCTATTATTCTGTCTCACCCAGGTCCCGGTTCCGACAAAGaggacttagttttttttatccacgATCTTTTCACCAGATTACAAGTCGGTGGCATGGAGTTTAAAACGAAAGCGTTAGAGTCACTTCTTCAGATTCTAAACACAGACAAAAAATCAGCCAGTTTAGTTGTCAAGGAAGGAAATGTTGGGTATTTGACCGGTTTGCTCGATTTTAACGATCAGCCGTTGATTCGAGAACAAGCTGTTTCGGCTGTGTCGATGCTGGCTGCGTCCAACGATGAATCAAGAAAGATTATATTCGAAGAGGGTGGATTGGGACATTTGTTGAGGATTCTTGAAACAGGGTCAATGcctttaaaagaaaaggctgCCATTGCGATTGAAGCAATCACCGGCGATCCTGACAATGGGTGGGCTATTTCAGCATATGGTGGTGTTTCAGTGCTGATTGAAGCTTGCCGTTGTGGATCACAAGCGACACAAACACACGCAGTGGGTGCCATTCGAAATGTTGCTGGAGTAGAGGACATCAAGATGGCTTTAGCAGAGGAAGGCGTTGTTCCGGTTATTATTCATTTGATTGTTTCAGGTTCAAGTGCTGCACAGGAAAAGGCAGCTAATACCATAGCAATACTAGCCTCTTCCGGGGGGTATTTTCGCGATTTGATAATACAAGAGAAGGGGTTGCAGAGATTAATGCATTTGATTCAAGATTTGTCAAGTTCAGATACAATAGAGCATGTTCTATGTGCAATTAGCTCTCTCTCGGTCTCAGATTCCACAGCTCAGGTTCTGTCATCATCAACTGCTCTAATCATCCATCTCGGCGAGTTTATAAAACATGGAAACATGACTTTGCAGAAAATTTCAGCATCTTTACTAGCTAATTTATCCATTAGTGATCGCAACAAGCGAGCTATAGCTAGCTGCTTGGGTTCATTGGTAAAGCTGATGGAGTCGCCGAAGCCAGTGGGTCTACAAGAGGCAGGAGCGCTTGCGTTGGTGTCATTGTTGACAGCCCGATGGAACAAGAAAGAATTGGTGAGGGATGAAAAGAGTTTGATGAAGCTGGTGCAGATGTTGGATCCAAAGTATGAGCTCATTGACAAGAAGTTCCCGGTGATGCTCGTGAATGCATTATTGAGTGGACGGGGCGGCGGGTGTAGGAAGCGGCTGTTGGACGCCGGAGCTTGCCAGCATCTACAGAAGCTGGCGGAGATGGAGGTTTCCGGTGCTAAGAAAGCATTGCAGAGACTTTCTGGGATTAGTCTCAAGAGCATGTTCTCTAGGACTTGGAGGGAATAA